Within the Dehalococcoidia bacterium genome, the region TCAGCGTCGCGCCGCCGGTCTGGATGTGCGTGCGCAATTTCCACGAGTTCGGGTTCTTCGCGCCGAAGCGCTCTCGCAGCAGCTTCGCCCACATGCGCCGCAGCGCGCGGTACTTCGCCACTTCCTCGAAGAAGTTGTTGTGCGTGTTGAAGATCCACGAGATGCGCGGCGCGATGTCGTCGACGTCCACGCCCGAGCGCTGGCACGCCTCGATGTAAGCGATCGCGTTCGCGAACGCGAAGCCGATCTCCTGCGCCGCCGTCGAGCCCGCATCCCTGATGTGATAGCCGCTGACGCTGATGCTGTTGAACTTCGGCGCGTAGCGCGCGCAGTGCGTGATCAGGTCCGCGGCCAATCGCAGCGACTCCCGCGGCGGATAGATGTACGTGCCGCGCGCGACGTACTCCTTGAGCACGTCGTTCTGCGCCGTCCCCATGATGTCGCCCGCCGGCACGCCCTGCTTCTCGGCCACGACCATGTACATCGCAACCAGCACCGACGCGGGCGCGTTGATCGTCATCGACGTGCTCACTCGGTCGAGCGGGATGCCGTCGAACATCTCCTCCATGTCGGCGAGCGAATCGATCGCGACGCCGACCTGGCCGATCTCGGCTTCGGCGTTCGGGTCATCGGAGTCGAGGCCGATCTGCGTCGGCAGGTCGAACGCGACGGATAGCCCCGTCTGGCCCTGGCTGAGCAGAAACTTGAAGCGCTCGTTGCTCTCGGTCGCCGTGCCGAAGCCGGCGTACTGGCGCATCGTCCACAGGCGCCCGCGATACATCGTCGGCTGCACGCCCCGCGTGTACGGGTACTCGCCGGGCGTGCCGGCGTCACGGTCGTAGTCGAAGCCGGCGGTGTCGAGCGGCGTCGCAAGTCGCGGCGAAGGCGTGGAGGTGGTCGCAAACTCTGCCTGGCGCTCGCCGCCGCGCTCGAGCGCCTTCTTGAGCGTCGTGCTTTCCCAGCGCTCGTATTCGCTCTTCAGGCGGTCGCCGTTTGCGTGTCCGTTGCCCTCTGCCATGCCGTCACCTCGTCTCACTGTAGATGCGGTATGCGGGAATGGTAACTCAGGCGGCCGCCAAACGCGGCTGCGGGGAGGACCGAGCACGGAAATTGTTCTGGAATTTTCACCCGCCGGCGCTGATCTGAACCCTGGCGAGCGCTGTTGGTTGGCCGTTGCGGCGCGCCTGAAACGCTTCTAACTCATGCATGGCCTGGAAGAGCAGCCGGTTGAGGTGCGCGTCATACTTGGTGAGGTTGATCAGTGACTGTTCAGGCGGGAGCAGGCGCTCGCGCCGCATGCGGTCCTGCTCGTCGAGGACGAACGCGAGGTCGCGCCCGCGCTCATCGATCTGCATCGCGAGATGCGTAGCGACATCACGCAGGACGTCCTCGACCTTCGCGCCGAGCGATGAGGTGTGCGCCTGTACGACGGCCAGCATGAGGCCGGTCGTCCAGCCCGTGTCGTCGCCCCTGCATTCATCGCTTCTTCGTCAGCGCCGGCCGCCTCAAGCGCGGCGGTGAAGGCATCGCCCGCGATGGCGCTGACGGCGCGGAGAGGATCGCCGCGGACGCCCAATGCCGCGAGGGCTTCCTGGGCGCCGTCGAGCAATTCCTGAGCGTGCTCGACGGACGCGGGCCGCGACCAAGCGTAGCGCTTCTGGAAATCGAGCGACACCCGCTCGCGAGCGGCGGCGGCGAGGTCGGCCTCGTAGGGAGCGACGCGCCGCAGCCGCCAGAACAGTTCCGCGATGCGGCGGCAGAGTTCCGCTTCGACGGTGCCGACAGGCGCGTAGTCATCGATGACCCCCTGCTGGAAGGACTCCCAGCCGCCGGTATCTTCAGCAGGCAGCGGCACGACCGCCGACGCGATGCCGTGACGGACGGCGTTGAGGCGTGCCGCCGCCTTGCCTGCCTCAGTCTTTGGCCCGCAGCGGGTCTTGCCGTTCGCAGGGGTCTTCGCGCGCCGAGATTTCACAGCACTCCCTAGTCTCTGAGGAGGAACCGTCCCGCGGTCGCGCGCTGCGGAGTGCTACTGACGAGTTTCTCTCGCGCGGGCGCTCGGAGTCAAGCGCAGTTTTCCGCACAGGGACTGATCCGCGACGACGACCGTAGGCGATTCCGACGTTAGGTGGCGATAGGAACGAACATTGTGCGTTGACGCGACGAACCATTGCGGCTTATAGTCGTCGCCCTATGGTCACCTTTCTTCGCTCGTCGAGGCTTGCCATCGGCTTTCGGGTACCCGCGTGGTGGCGAACATCGGACGGGCGGGCGGACGGATTAGTTCGCCGGATGGCCGCGTGACGATCGACTTCCCGAGCGATGCCGTACTTGAAGAGGTCGATATCAGTATCACTAAGCGCAGCCCGCGCGAACTGGCGCCGCCGCCGTCTCCCGATTTCCCGTTCATTGCTGCCTGGTCGTTTGAAGCGGTGATACGATCGAGCGGCAAGGCGCGCCACACGTTCGCGAAGCCGTTGACGATCACGACACGCTTCACTAAGGGCGAGATGGTGCCGTACGATCCAAGAAACCTCGCCTTCTGGACATTCGACGAAGCCATCAACCAGTGGCAACACGTCCCGGCGCAGGTCGACTAGCGAAAACGCACCATCGTAGCGCATCCCGACCACTTCAGCGATGACGCTATTACCGCGACGAGGATCACTGACGTGGCGCCGTTGTTGGACGGGCGAAACGTCAACCTCCAGAGCGGCTCAGCAAGCTTCGGCGTCCCGATCACCGTACCAGCGGGCCAAGGCGGACTCACGCCCAATCTCACGCTCACGTACGATTCCGGCCGGCTCGGTGAAATGCGTGGGTGGGCTTCGGTCGGCAGCTGGGTTGGGATCGGATGGGATCTCGATGTCCCGCACATCAGCATCAGTCAGAACGAGGATAACCCCTCCACCGGAAACCACACTCATCGCGTATTCCTTGCGGTGGATGGGTTCGGCGGGGAAATCATGCAGGATTACCTGATGCGCCAGGACGGCGACGGATACCTCTGGCATGCGACGAACGAGCAGTACGTCAAGATCCGATCGAGCAGCCAGAGCATCAACGGGGCCGTATGGACCGTTTGGGACAAGAGCGGGACGAAGTATGTCTTTGGGGGTGGCAATCTCGACAGCCAGTACCGCCGCTACTACCGGCAAGACATATGCGACGACGTGCGTGACTATCGCGCCGATGTGAAGTTCATCGAGGACGTGCACGGAAATCGCATCGACTTTGAGTACTGGCAGCAGAAGTATAACTACTGTGGTCCGGGCTCGGAGTACGTGATGGCGGCATATCCGTGGAAGATCACGTATAACGACGGACAGGCACAACTAGAGTTCCATCGCGGAACCGACGAGTGCGTCGGCGCGCCGCTCATCTGTACGCGCTTCGACGTCCCTCGTGACGTCCACGATGGGGGCTGTCCGGAGGAGAGCGAGGACTATTTCGCACCACCGGTCATGGAAATCCGAAAGCTCAATCAGATCGAGGTGAAGGTTTCCGGCGCGCTCGTCCGACGATATGACTTCAGCTACGACACCACGCCGTTCGGGAATTGGGGCGGCTGTCCACCCGTGCCGGCGGCGGGTGAGCACAAGCTGACCCAATTGATTATCCGCGATCGTAATTTCGCGGCGTACCCATTCACGACGACCAAGTTCTTCTATGGCTCGGAACACTTCGCGTTTCACGAAGAGGGCACGCCTATTGAATCGATTTGGGACTACAACTGGAAGCACCTGCAGCGGATCGAGAATGGCATGGGCGGGGAGGTCCAGTTCGACTACGCGGAGGAGATCCAGGCGTACACGTTCCGGCATTGGTCGATCAGCACGGTGAGCGAACAGCGCACCATCTACGGCGCGGGCCAACCCGATGTCGTCCGCTCAATCGAGTACAACAACGGACCCTATCAATACAACTATCCTGATCCATACAAGAAACAGTCCGACCCCAACTACGTCGATGAGTTTCGTGCCGCCAAGCGGGGCTTCCAAGAGGTGACGGAGTTCGACCAAGGAGGGGAGCAAGGAAATTACGTCAAGCACCAGTATTTCGCCACGAGCAACAGCCCGAGCGGCTGGTCAGAGGAGGTGCTGACCGGACGAGAGCATACGACTACGTCGTTTGATGCGAATGACGGCCAATGGAAGAAGGTTGAGACCGAGTGGCTCATCCGGCAGGTGGACAATCCATTCGGTTCTATTACCCTCACGAACTTCGTGGCGCCGGAGTCCACGACCACGACGTTGCGCGATGGCACCGAACTCATCACGCAGAACGCGTACGACGCGTACGGCAACCTCTCCGAGCAACTGAGCCTCGGAGCGCCCGGCGCTGGCGACGACGCGAAAACGCTGACGCCGTTCCACCACAACACGGCGGCATGGATCTTCGCGCCGAAGTACACCGAGGTGGTCGACCCGGCGACGTCGGCGCAGCTGCGTCGCACTAACTTGTACTACGACGGCGCCAACTCCGCCGCGACGTTGCCCACCAAGGGACTGGTGACGGCGACGTCGGCAAAGGTCGACAGCAACGCGACGAGCAACACGTACGTCGTCTACGACGCCTACGGTAATCCAATACAGGCGTCCAATCCCACGGCAAGCCAGCCGGAAGGTGAGACGCCCGGCGGCAGTCTCGGCTGGATGCCGGCCGGCACGCCCTACAGCACCACAAGCTATGACGCGACCCATCATGTCTTTCCGGTGTCGCAGACAAACGCGCTCGGCCACGTCACGACGACGGACTATGACTTCGTGCTGGGGAAGCCGGTGGCCGTCCACGAACCCACCGGAAGGACCACGCAGATCCGATATGACCAGTTCGGACGCCCGTCGAAGGCGTGGGACAACTTCGATTCCGAGACCTATCCCACCGTACAGTTCACGTACACGTGGGGAACAATCCCGAACCGCACGCAGATCGACCGCCGCACCTTCTCAGGCACGAACTACACATTTCGTTCGCAGACATGCATGGACGGTTTCGGCAGGGAAGTGGAACGGGCGGCGAGTTACATCTCCGTTGATACGGCGTCAGTCCGGACCGACTACGACGCCCGCGGGCTGAAGTCTGTCGTCAGCGCTCGGACGCACATGGGGTCGGCCACCGTCAACTGTCCCACCACTCCGAGCCCGATGGTGTCGCGCGACCGCGACGCGTACACGTATGACCCGCTCGGCAACGTTGTCGTCACCAAGCATCTTGCAGCGAACCAGTCGACCGGCCCCCAGAGCACGGCGAACTACAACGGCCTTACCACGACCGTCACGGACGAGAAGGGGAACGCCACGACGCATGTGCGCGACCTCGACGACCGCCGGCTCGCGGTGTACGAGCCGGGCGGCATTTCGTCCTCGACCGTCCTGCGCCCGAACGGGCAGGGAGCCTACG harbors:
- a CDS encoding methylmalonyl-CoA mutase family protein, producing the protein MAEGNGHANGDRLKSEYERWESTTLKKALERGGERQAEFATTSTPSPRLATPLDTAGFDYDRDAGTPGEYPYTRGVQPTMYRGRLWTMRQYAGFGTATESNERFKFLLSQGQTGLSVAFDLPTQIGLDSDDPNAEAEIGQVGVAIDSLADMEEMFDGIPLDRVSTSMTINAPASVLVAMYMVVAEKQGVPAGDIMGTAQNDVLKEYVARGTYIYPPRESLRLAADLITHCARYAPKFNSISVSGYHIRDAGSTAAQEIGFAFANAIAYIEACQRSGVDVDDIAPRISWIFNTHNNFFEEVAKYRALRRMWAKLLRERFGAKNPNSWKLRTHIQTGGATLTAQQPENNIVRASLQALASVLGGVQSMALSCYDEALAIPTTEAQRIALRTQQIIAHESGVTDTADPFGGSYYVEYLTDEMEKRAQEYIDRIEDMGGSVAAVESGYMQSEIQEAAVQQQQDIESGARVVVGVNRFRSNEDPEPTIFKVNTELARAQIERLRRVRAERDGAAAAASLTRLNSAAREDANLMPAILESVRAYATIGEICGELKKAWGDYRPPTVV